Proteins from a genomic interval of Macaca mulatta isolate MMU2019108-1 chromosome 18, T2T-MMU8v2.0, whole genome shotgun sequence:
- the LOC144336452 gene encoding uncharacterized protein LOC144336452 — protein sequence MQAAGHKSDLSNALIQPSKSQFVCKHFKVSSALFLCSFGHHSCEVGWEFFPSFYGRGILGSARRSAADWPMMTLRPLLEVGAHFPAPRPAPTGASGKELCKMIGSHRRDGRVLSGLRRAGPGRGHTWNTHHVLSHSEASFMWLSKDLRTREGEKFPERNIQDF from the coding sequence ATGCAGGCAGCTGGCCATAAAAGCGACTTGAGCAATGCCCTCATTCAGCCGTCGAAATCTCAGTTCGTGTGTAAGCACTTTAAAGTTTCCTCTGCACTTTTCCTGTGTTCATTTGGTCATCACAGCTGTGAAGTGGGCTGGGAATTTTTCCCCTCGTTTTATGGGAGAGGAATTTTGGGTTCAGCGAGACGAAGTGCTGCAGACTGGCCCATGATGACGCTCAGGCCTCTGCTTGAAGTTGGTGCTCACTTCCCGGCACCACGTCCTGCCCCCACAGGTGCTTCTGGCAAGGAACTGTGTAAGATGATAGGAAGCCACAGGCGGGATGGCCGTGTGCTTTCTGGTCTAAGGAGGGCTGGACCAGGTCGTGGGCACACGTGGAACACACACCACGTCCTATCCCATAGCGAGGCCTCTTTCATGTGGCTCTCGAAGGATTTGAGGACACGGGAGGGTGAAAAGTTTCCAGAGAGAAATATTCAGGACTTTTAG